The following proteins are co-located in the Spirosoma montaniterrae genome:
- a CDS encoding nucleotidyltransferase family protein gives MIQTALAKELPAVIRILRENHVQRAYAFGSVCTDQFNADSDIDLLIAFDESLDSVQYGEHYFAIAHALERVLKRPVDLVTERSLKNPYFINMVNKTKTPIYE, from the coding sequence ATGATTCAAACCGCTTTAGCAAAAGAGTTACCGGCTGTGATCCGCATCTTACGCGAAAATCATGTGCAACGGGCATATGCTTTTGGCTCTGTCTGCACAGACCAATTCAATGCAGACAGCGATATCGATCTGCTTATTGCATTTGACGAGTCTCTTGATTCTGTACAATACGGTGAACACTATTTTGCCATCGCTCACGCCCTGGAACGCGTATTAAAGCGGCCTGTTGATTTAGTGACAGAGCGTTCGTTGAAAAATCCGTATTTTATTAATATGGTCAATAAGACTAAAACGCCCATTTATGAGTGA
- a CDS encoding DUF86 domain-containing protein produces the protein MSEEVRKWLIDIGEAIENIDVHLGRKRDFSLYQANITIRRAVERELEIIGEATNRVLKVDNTIGITDARRIIDLRNRVIHAYDAVDDVIVWGVILKNLPALKQEIRDLLAVD, from the coding sequence ATGAGTGAAGAAGTACGCAAATGGCTTATCGACATAGGCGAGGCTATTGAAAATATTGACGTACATCTTGGCAGGAAGCGCGATTTTAGTCTTTATCAGGCAAATATCACGATCCGCAGGGCTGTGGAGCGTGAGCTTGAGATTATTGGTGAAGCAACAAACCGTGTTCTGAAAGTGGATAATACAATCGGTATAACCGACGCAAGGCGCATTATTGATTTGCGGAACCGTGTCATTCATGCTTATGATGCAGTGGATGACGTGATCGTTTGGGGTGTAATTCTAAAAAACCTGCCAGCCTTGAAGCAAGAAATTCGCGATTTATTGGCTGTTGATTGA
- a CDS encoding alpha/beta hydrolase: MHSRCLLFCLLILLSLSAPAQSRRRAQLTTPQNNGPVPVVTAPQARLLESMVFNSSLLNQTVKYSIYFPPDYYISNRRYPVVYLLHGYGDNETGWVQYGEADRIVDDKIRSGELPPMIIVMPDGGKSFYINDYQAKLRYEDMFVQEFVQHIDATYRTRTQRQYRGISGLSMGGFGSLVLAMHHPELFGSCAALSASARTDEMFMAITDERYNQVFAPVFSGPTTGQDRLTVTWKRNSPVTLARSAPEGDLSRVRWYIDCGDDDALSPGNATLHIALTERKIPHEYRVRNGAHTWDYWRTALPDALKFISDSFIGND, from the coding sequence ATGCACTCACGTTGTTTATTATTTTGTCTGTTGATTTTGTTGAGTCTGTCTGCACCGGCGCAATCGCGTCGGCGGGCGCAACTCACTACTCCGCAAAATAACGGCCCGGTGCCGGTGGTTACGGCTCCGCAGGCCCGGCTGCTGGAGAGCATGGTGTTCAACAGCTCGCTGCTGAATCAGACCGTTAAATACTCGATTTATTTTCCGCCCGATTATTACATTTCCAACCGCCGATATCCGGTTGTGTATTTGCTGCACGGCTACGGCGATAACGAAACCGGCTGGGTGCAATACGGCGAAGCCGACCGGATAGTAGACGATAAAATTCGGTCGGGCGAGTTGCCGCCCATGATTATTGTGATGCCCGATGGCGGTAAGTCGTTCTACATCAATGACTATCAGGCGAAACTACGCTATGAAGATATGTTCGTGCAGGAGTTTGTTCAGCACATTGATGCAACGTATCGCACCCGCACACAGCGGCAGTATCGCGGTATTTCGGGGCTGTCGATGGGCGGCTTTGGTTCATTGGTACTGGCCATGCACCACCCTGAGTTGTTCGGATCGTGTGCGGCCCTGAGCGCGTCGGCCCGCACCGACGAGATGTTTATGGCAATTACCGACGAGCGGTATAACCAGGTTTTTGCGCCCGTATTCAGCGGCCCCACCACCGGGCAGGATCGGCTTACCGTGACCTGGAAACGCAACAGCCCTGTTACGCTGGCCCGCTCAGCTCCCGAAGGCGACCTGTCGCGGGTGCGCTGGTACATCGACTGTGGCGACGACGACGCGCTATCGCCCGGTAATGCGACGTTGCATATTGCGCTGACGGAGCGGAAAATTCCGCACGAGTACCGCGTTCGGAATGGTGCTCATACGTGGGATTACTGGCGCACTGCCCTGCCCGATGCACTCAAATTTATCAGTGACAGTTTTATTGGTAACGATTGA
- a CDS encoding efflux RND transporter periplasmic adaptor subunit: MDRELAPELVSRSRRKPWLIGLTAVVGLTGAVLGMRSWLKTSVEASRIRTAVVQTGPVENTLTATGEVIPAYEQIMTSPIRASIRRILFTPGARVRPGQPLVELDKSLTQIEYEKLQDQLALKQNGIEQLRMKLDKNLYDADINDQIKSLNINKLRAEVEDAQRLLKVGGQTPEDVTRAENALRIAQLEKKQLENDLTYNRRSMGASLRESQLQARIEATNLKVLAQKLRQANVLADRAGVLTWVNENVGSAVNEGEMLAKVADLGSFRVEGSCSDAYADQLKMGLPVIVRINDTDLRGQITQVKPAVQNNTVRFAVSLDNSSHASLRPNQKVEVFVVTNRSSQALRVANGPAFKGKRKQPVFVLGTDNVAHRREVEIGLTNFDWVEIKSGLQPGERVIVTDLSEYEHVEQITINPAKP; encoded by the coding sequence ATGGATCGCGAACTGGCTCCTGAACTTGTTTCCCGCTCTCGCCGAAAGCCCTGGCTGATTGGCCTGACCGCCGTTGTTGGCCTGACCGGGGCTGTGCTGGGTATGCGTTCCTGGCTTAAAACATCGGTCGAAGCCAGCCGCATCCGCACGGCGGTGGTGCAGACCGGCCCCGTCGAGAATACGCTTACGGCAACGGGCGAGGTGATTCCGGCTTACGAACAAATCATGACCAGCCCCATCCGGGCCAGTATTCGGCGGATATTGTTTACGCCCGGTGCGCGGGTGCGGCCCGGTCAGCCTCTTGTTGAATTAGATAAATCGCTGACACAGATCGAGTATGAGAAGTTGCAGGACCAACTGGCCCTGAAGCAGAACGGCATCGAACAACTGAGGATGAAATTAGATAAAAACCTCTACGATGCCGATATTAATGACCAAATCAAGTCGCTCAATATCAATAAATTACGCGCTGAGGTAGAGGATGCCCAGCGGCTGCTGAAAGTGGGTGGGCAAACACCCGAAGACGTTACCCGCGCCGAAAACGCGCTCCGTATCGCGCAGTTGGAGAAGAAGCAGTTGGAAAACGATCTGACCTACAACCGCCGGTCGATGGGCGCGAGTTTGCGCGAATCGCAGTTGCAGGCTCGCATTGAAGCGACAAACCTGAAAGTACTGGCGCAGAAACTCCGGCAGGCCAACGTTCTGGCCGACCGGGCGGGCGTGCTGACGTGGGTCAATGAAAACGTTGGCTCGGCGGTAAACGAAGGTGAAATGCTGGCAAAAGTGGCCGATTTGGGCAGTTTTCGGGTCGAGGGTTCGTGTTCTGATGCATACGCCGATCAACTGAAAATGGGTCTGCCCGTTATTGTCCGCATCAACGATACCGACCTGCGGGGGCAGATTACGCAGGTGAAACCCGCCGTGCAGAATAACACCGTGCGCTTTGCCGTGTCGTTAGACAACAGCAGTCATGCTTCATTACGGCCCAATCAAAAAGTCGAAGTTTTTGTCGTAACCAACCGTAGTTCGCAGGCTTTGCGCGTGGCAAATGGCCCGGCGTTTAAGGGCAAACGGAAACAGCCGGTGTTTGTGCTCGGAACCGACAATGTAGCGCACCGGCGCGAAGTCGAAATAGGGTTGACTAACTTCGATTGGGTCGAGATTAAAAGCGGGCTGCAACCCGGCGAGCGGGTCATCGTGACCGACCTGAGCGAATACGAACACGTAGAGCAGATCACGATAAATCCCGCGAAGCCATGA
- a CDS encoding TolC family protein, translating to MGRGWGWGILLLLPFLTHAQPLTLSLDEVVTLARQQSIAGKQAATLQKTNYWKYRSFLADFRPQLSLDGSLPSFTRSFIQVQQPDGTIAFQPVSNNNSVLNLSLSQNIPLTGGSIYVQQQLQRFDDFLNQNTLYNGIPFAVGLSQPLFRFNPMKWDRRIEPLRYAESNQQYIESMEQVALDATGLYFDLLVAQVNLQIAETNRANNDTLLTIARHKLELGKISRNDLLQLQLSVLNARKDLASARQTAEVASLKLRTFLNIQGEINALRPFDLAIPNQIRSFSVDVKQALNQAFANRSDAIGFQRRKLEADRDVDRARKENGLNATLNADFGLTNRGNRPGDVYVRPQNRQFVEVSFTVPIMTWGRQRARLETANANAELTVQTLEQAKRTFEQQVYTQVTLIEMLRQQVKLTAEADEIAQSRYQIAQERFKLSDLTVTDLGIAIQDKDRARRDAILALRDYWQAYYTLRLLTLFDFETNQKITPPPAPPQ from the coding sequence ATGGGGAGGGGTTGGGGGTGGGGTATCTTGCTCCTCCTCCCGTTCCTCACCCATGCCCAGCCGCTGACGCTCTCGCTGGATGAGGTGGTAACACTGGCCCGGCAACAGTCGATTGCGGGCAAACAGGCGGCTACGTTACAGAAAACCAATTACTGGAAATATCGGTCGTTTCTGGCCGATTTCAGGCCGCAGTTGAGCCTCGACGGATCGCTGCCGAGTTTTACGCGCTCGTTTATTCAGGTGCAGCAGCCCGATGGCACTATTGCGTTTCAGCCGGTATCGAACAATAATTCGGTGCTCAATTTATCGCTGAGTCAGAATATTCCACTTACGGGTGGGTCGATTTACGTCCAACAGCAGTTGCAGCGATTCGATGATTTTCTGAACCAGAACACACTCTATAATGGCATTCCGTTCGCTGTTGGGCTAAGTCAGCCGCTGTTCCGGTTCAACCCCATGAAGTGGGATCGTCGGATTGAGCCGCTGCGTTACGCCGAAAGCAATCAGCAATACATTGAAAGCATGGAGCAAGTGGCCTTAGACGCCACCGGCCTGTATTTCGACCTACTGGTAGCGCAGGTCAACCTCCAGATTGCCGAAACCAACCGGGCCAATAACGATACGTTGCTGACCATTGCCCGGCATAAACTCGAATTGGGTAAAATCTCGCGCAACGACTTGCTGCAACTGCAACTGAGTGTACTGAATGCCCGTAAAGATTTGGCGTCGGCCCGGCAAACCGCCGAAGTGGCTTCGCTGAAACTCCGAACCTTTCTGAACATACAGGGTGAAATCAACGCGCTCCGCCCGTTCGATCTGGCAATCCCGAATCAGATTCGTTCGTTTTCCGTCGATGTGAAACAGGCACTTAATCAGGCGTTTGCTAACCGCTCGGATGCTATTGGGTTTCAGCGCAGAAAATTGGAAGCCGACCGCGACGTAGACCGGGCGCGTAAAGAAAACGGCCTGAACGCCACCCTGAACGCCGATTTCGGTCTGACCAACCGGGGCAACCGACCGGGCGACGTGTATGTGCGTCCACAGAACCGGCAGTTTGTGGAGGTAAGCTTTACGGTGCCCATTATGACGTGGGGGCGGCAGCGGGCGCGTCTGGAAACGGCCAACGCCAATGCCGAACTAACGGTGCAAACGCTCGAACAGGCCAAGCGCACGTTTGAGCAGCAGGTTTACACGCAGGTGACGCTTATCGAGATGCTTCGGCAGCAGGTGAAACTGACCGCCGAAGCCGACGAAATTGCCCAGAGCCGCTACCAGATTGCTCAGGAACGCTTCAAACTCAGCGACCTGACCGTAACGGACCTCGGCATTGCCATTCAGGACAAAGACCGTGCCCGGCGCGACGCCATCCTGGCCCTGCGCGACTATTGGCAGGCCTATTACACGCTCCGCCTGCTGACACTGTTCGATTTTGAAACAAACCAGAAAATTACCCCACCCCCGGCCCCTCCCCAGTAG
- a CDS encoding ABC transporter ATP-binding protein — translation MIHLKNIEKVYRTSTIETVALTKVNLHIRAGEFVSIMGPSGCGKSTLLNLMGLLDTPSAGQVEIGGQAVTQYRDKELAQLRNQNIGFIFQSFHLINDLSILDNVEIPLLYRKGDTTGASRRQLAQEALAKVGLSHRTKHFPGQLSGGQKQRVAIARAIVGQPSIILADEPTGNLDSAMGNEIMNILQHLNTEGSTIIMVTHDEAMAKKTHRLVRLFDGAMVGDSVLVMSDK, via the coding sequence ATGATACACCTCAAAAACATCGAAAAAGTCTACCGTACCAGCACCATCGAGACGGTGGCCCTGACGAAAGTAAACCTCCACATTCGGGCGGGTGAGTTTGTGTCCATTATGGGGCCAAGCGGCTGTGGTAAGTCAACGCTGCTCAACCTGATGGGCCTGCTCGATACGCCCAGCGCGGGGCAGGTTGAGATTGGCGGGCAGGCCGTGACACAGTACCGCGACAAAGAACTGGCCCAACTCCGAAACCAGAACATCGGTTTCATTTTTCAGAGCTTCCACCTCATTAACGACCTCTCGATACTCGACAACGTAGAGATTCCGCTGCTGTATCGAAAAGGCGATACTACAGGCGCGTCGCGTCGGCAACTGGCGCAGGAGGCTTTGGCGAAAGTGGGGCTGAGTCATCGCACAAAGCATTTTCCGGGCCAGCTATCGGGCGGGCAGAAACAGCGCGTGGCCATTGCCCGCGCCATTGTGGGCCAACCCAGCATCATTCTGGCCGACGAACCGACGGGCAATCTCGACAGCGCGATGGGTAACGAGATCATGAACATTCTGCAACACCTCAACACCGAGGGTAGCACCATCATCATGGTAACGCACGACGAAGCAATGGCGAAAAAAACGCACCGGCTCGTGCGGCTATTCGACGGGGCGATGGTAGGAGACTCTGTTTTAGTGATGAGCGATAAGTGA